The Sphingopyxis sp. YR583 DNA segment CGTCCGCAATCCACCCCCATCCACACCCCCACCCACACCGGGCGCGGGCCATTAACCCTCAGCAATTTCCCCGCACGCGATCGGTGAAATGTTGAAAGCCGAACCGCCCTTAACTTTGGTAAAAGTTGCATGTCGAAGTCGGAAAGGTTGCACATCTGTGATCCATGATCACCCACTGAGCGACAACGCGCCCTATGAGCTGCTCGGCGACCGCCTCGCGCGGCTGCGCCGGGCGCGCGGATACAGCAAGACCGACATCGCCGACCGGCTCGGCGTCACCGTCACCTCGATCTGCTATTGGGAACAGGGCCGCTCGCGCCCGCGCCTCGCGCGGCTTCAGGCGCTCGCCGACCTTCTCGGCACCTCGCCGACCGAACTTTTGAGCCGCGACACCGCGCCCGGCGGCGATCATCTCTCCGACCTCGTTGCAC contains these protein-coding regions:
- a CDS encoding helix-turn-helix domain-containing protein produces the protein MIHDHPLSDNAPYELLGDRLARLRRARGYSKTDIADRLGVTVTSICYWEQGRSRPRLARLQALADLLGTSPTELLSRDTAPGGDHLSDLVARMRAEIAHAAGTTPSKVRITIEM